ATTTGACTTGAAATACATTTGATGGTTAGACGATGATTGAACGTGTTGATCGGTTGTAGATAATGCGGGACTTTTGACAGACCACCCGCCGTAATACACCGAAAATAGACAGAAATAGAGTGGCGACTATAGATTATAGATTGTATAGATTGTAGGCTGTATGTTAGGCTTGGAGGTTACAGAGGAGGTACATCGTGAACATCGTTACAAATGGTAGACGCAGACGCAGCATATTTCTTGGGGTCAAAAGATATGTGCACGCTCATTGTTTATGAGCATGCCAGTCGCCTCGGCatttgttgccagttgccttTTGGCAGTTACCACCTGCGCGAGAAATCACTTCAACTCTTGTGGTTGCATAAGAAACACCCGCAAAGTCCGAATACCAAGAGTTCCACTTCCACCTCCGAGTCTGAGCAGCGGTCAGTCTCGTAACACGCAAAcgaaactcacacacacgcatactcagttcacttttcattttctttttctaataattttaatttatttatgcgtGTGAACCAAAGCAACTACCGCATTGGGCGACACTCATAAATCATCAAGTCTCGTTTTCTTTTAgcccaacaaaaataaaagtgaaattgtcATAAATAAGTATATGAAAAgtagttgttgtgtgtgtttattattgGTTTTTCAGTGAGTCAACGTAATACgaataaaatattgtcaaaTAAATCAGTTGGCAAATGTTGGttgtaaaacattttacaaGGTAATAAAAGAGCAGCAATCTACAagattcaaattattttaagctgCGCGCCAAAGTTCACGACGCTTCTCTGTTTTAACGACTGTTCAACACTGTTGAGAAAGCTTCAGCAGCTGTCTCGCTTCTGCACATTACACACAgatagttttcatttaatactATGTGATGTATGTAAAAGCGAGATGGTTGTCGTAGCTACTACAGTTTGAGAGCCACTGCATAATGACGATCAACggttattttcaaatttatacaGTTTGAATTGAACCAGTGAAGATTAATGTATTGATTAGATTTTAATCAAATACTCGATTTAATTTCTCATtcgtaaaaaaataaaacaaaggaatttttaatttacattactgtctttatttgtttatttaatcatatttacactcacacacatttgaaCTTAAAAGAAATCGATAGATAGATAAATACTAatgcttgttttgtttgactttcaattgaaatgtaattacTTCTATggtgcaaataatttaaataagtattattaaaattaatgattaGTGATCGTTTACATTGTATTAAACTATTGTCATACTCGTATCTCTCTGTGATGCTTACTTAAACTAAGTCTTTATTTTGCTGGGATGCTCGAAAACGCGTCTCAGCTGCAGTCACCCGAAATCTCTTGGGACTGCAGTGGAAAAGTGTTTTAGGCGTCTACTTAACTAAACTACGCATAGATTGCATTATTTACAGGCTCCCTAAATAACTAGGACAGGGATGGGAGAAGATGAAAGAGGCGTCTCACTTCATGTAGTAACTGCTTGGGGCACGACCCGAGGTGTAGGTGCTCATGGGTATGCCCTGTGGACCGGGTATATGATTATTACCCGACGAATGCGTCACCGATTGATTTTGCGAGCCATAGAGATGATCGACACTGGTGTTGCCAATGCCATTGCCAGAGGGCTCGTAGTCCACATCATAGTAGATGCCCGACTGGTTCTGTAGTtcacaaaaatgcaattaaaaattatattgaagAAGTCGCTagaatgtgaatgtgtttaCCGCAATGCTGCCGTTACTGCGACTCTTGGGGCGTGGCACTTGAAAGTTACGACCCAGCAGATCGGCACGATCCTCCTCCTCGCTGGAGCTGGAGTTTTCCAGCGTGCGCATTCCATTCGCACGCGGACCAAGGCCAAGTCTTCTGAAAGCAATGCAAAGAGTCAATATAATGCGCagacaaaatgaaaagaactTGACGTCTCATTACCTGGGTAATGGCACTGGCGGCGCCAGGCTGGCGCTGGGATGCATTTGCATGGTGCTCTGCAGCGACATGCCACCAATGGTGCCCATGCCTATGGCACCGAGATTCGGATAGGCAAACATTGCCGACGATGGCCTTGTGGGTCCAATGGGTTCCGCCTATCCCAGCAAAAGAGAAAAGTACATAACTAAACGGGGTTTGGGTAAGATTTTCGAACTCACCCCGTAATGATTCGTCTGTGCCATCACATCGGCTATCTGTGCCCAGCGCATGCGATCCTCCAGCGTCACCTGGTAGCCTGCTTGTGGTAAACCCGCTGACTTCAATGGCGCTGTGTTCATATAACCAAACACAGGCGAGCCCATGGCATTCTTCTGCTCTCGCTGCCAGCGACGTGACCACATGATCAAACACACCAACGTCAGCACAATGATGATCACCGCGGCCACCGACGCACCAATAGCCACGCCCAATACCTCGCCATCGATCTCGCACTGTGCGCCATAGTGACTGGAATCGCAGGCACAAGTCTGAGTGCCCTCGTCGTTGTAGCTGCAGGTGCCTCGATTGTTGCAGTAAGCATCCGGACAGCTCTGACACTCCCGTCCCGCACGCTGCGGCTGATCAGCCCAGGGATCACGGAGTCCAGCCTCGCAGGCGCAGTGGAAGGTGCCCCAGCTGTTGCTGCACGTGGCACTGGCATGGCAATCGTTCAGTTCCGGGGACTGGCATTCGTCCAGATCATGCAAAGCAGAGACTGCGCCTTCAGGTGAGCTCACATACAGCACCGAGTtgccaatgttgttgttgcgacgATGCAGCACACCGAGCAGATGCTTCTGCACATCGCTGCGCAGATTGGGACGCAATGTCTCCACGCTCTCATCAAGCTAGTAATTAggataaaaaaattgttaatttgtcAGTTTAATATTCATTAGTTTTGCTTACTTTCAGCGTGAGATTCACATAGACGCCACTGCCGCCCAGATTGGGATCGCCTCGATAGATATTGTTGACCTTGGCCTCCATGAACTCATCCGAATAAGGTGTCATTGACATGGCAGAGTCCAACTGCAAAAAGGTTAATAAGTGATTAGTTTTACTTATAATATTACTATGTTAACTaacaattattcaaaataatgttaataatttgtaattaagtcttttatgtttaaattaaacaaagaaactttatatatagtagataaaaaaattttctgttattttaacCGATTTACTGTTACTTTAGAATttcatggaattacccatattcctataatattattattacatttaggTGTTCAAAAGTTATCGACTgactattataaatatataaacatccATTGTTTGCAGTTTAACATATTacacttgtttttatattccTATAtcgtattttattaatattatatatatacattttgcaattctgttaatatgaatttaagcaatcgctttttttattgtgcgcaagcattaattttgttttaagtattatacactcaaaaatattatttattaactatttCCTTTGATACTCACCGCTCTTACTGATTCATAGCTGAGTTGTCCATAAGGTTCGCTATTTCGATCCATCAGTTTATTGTCCCAGACGATTCTGTGCTCATAGATGCGATCCACACGCATGCCCAGATGGAAGGAGATGACACGACGACACGGCTCACGATGCTTGCGACGCGAATAACCTAAAGATTAACAAAGATTAATGATAAAATATCAATTCAGTATTCCATTTTACTCACCTGGTCGACAATGACAGCTGGAGACCCCGTTGTCGGTCTTGCAGCGTTCGTGCTGCGCCTGATCACAGGTGGAGTCATCGCCCACAATGCAGGTGTCAATCCTTACCGGTGGTTGCGTGGGTCGCTGGCGATAGTGTGGTCTCGTGGGTCCTGCATTCGTGGTGGCCGCTGTCGCTGGTTTACTCTGTGCCTGATTACCACCTGACTGTGGCTGCAACTCGACTACCTCGGTCTCGGGCACGACATATCCACTGCTGCTCTGTGTGACACCATGATTAGGTGCAGTACCTCCACTAGTACCACTACTACCACCACTTCCAATACCATTTCCAGCGGCTGCTTGTCCTGGCAGCTGAGGTAACCGTGTGGCCGGCGTTGTAGCGCCCGCGGGCGGATCTGTGGGATCACCAAATAGATTGATGTAAGTGCGTTTGCCATCGATCGAGACGAAGCCTTCGTCACCTGATGCCGACACTATGATGTCCGCCTGTGCTGCGCcaccagctccagctccataTGAACCATAAGGCTTGATATTGATCGTCTGCTGTGAGCCGCTGCCCTTCGGTCCGGGTCCCTGAATAGCCGACAATGTCACATCAAAGATCTCGCCATAGCCTGGTGGCAAATGCTGTCGTGTGGGTTGTATGGGTTGCTGGGGCGGCGGTGGTCGCTGTGCGGGACGTGGACGACCGCCAGGCTTGAATTCGGGATCGTCGAGCACGATGCCGGGTCGGGGATGATAGGAAGCGGGCGGAGCTGATGGATTGGGCGTTGTCGGGGCTTTTTCGGTGCTGGTTGTCGAGGTGGTACTTGAGGTGGTAGTTGAGGTGGTGGATGAGGTGGTGGTAGTAGTAGTAGTGGAGCTGGTACTGGTAGTAGAGGTAATCATGGGCAGATTGGAAGTGGGTGCAATGGCAGCCACATCGGGCAGCTCGCTCAGCGGCAACGTTAGAATGCTGCTCGTTGTgctcgctgtcgttgtcgatggGGTTGCTTCCAGACCAGGTGTACGATTGGCGGTCATAAAGATCACCTCCTCTGTGGAGGGATCCAGTTCGTGACTAATGCTCTCCATCGGCATCGCCACATAGCTGGAAGGCATGTTCATGACCGTGTTGACCTCCGAGCTTGTCTCAACGATGGTCGTGTATCCCACATGCGATTCAGCTTGTGGTTTCTTCTTCTCAtgcttgttcttcttcttgggCGGTGCAGTTGGCGCTGGTTCGGGTGGCGGCTGTAGTTCGTCCTCCACCTCGCCACCGCCCTCTGTGTCCTGATCGGACACCTCGATGTATTGCGCATTGGCATCTTCGTTCGAGAACTCTGAATCGTAAGTGGTGTCCGTGGGCTGAACTGCATCCAATGCATCGCCAGCTGTCTCGGGTGCCTGCTGTTCTGGCTGCTTAACGTCCTCCGATTGTACTGACGTTTGTTCGGGTGCTCGCTGGGGAGGCAGCTGTGGCGCTGGCTGTGGTTGATACTGTGGCAAGGGGCGACGACTGCCATTGACGCTGGTCGTAATTGGTGGGCGTGGCTTGTTACGATACCAAGGCGGTCGATTGCTCACGAAACCAGGACGCACGGGCACAATCTGCTCGGGTATGGGCACGCCTGTGATGAAGGGACGTTCGGGCCGATCGAAGGGGAACGGTGGAGGTCGCATTGAGGTGCCCGGCTTCTGGGCCTCGTAGTCCACGGGCAGCGGTTGCACATCGGCGATGCGTGGCGGTCCGCGATTATTGATGCGACTCGCCGAGGGGCGACGAACAACCCCTTGGGTGTTGGCGTGCACATTGACGTTGCCGTTAAGTAGCTTCACAATGCCCGTGATGATGTCCTGGATGTCCGGATTGCCGTTCTGACGTGCACTATGCGGCGCCTGTGTCGCACTGGCCGCTGCCACTGCCGTCGAGGTGGCAGTACTGCTCGGACTCAGGTTCAGACTCGGGTTGATAGGGGACCCCGACGTAGGCGGTCGAAGGTCCCCTTGCACTAAAAAAGGCTGCTCGGTGCTGGATGTCTCTAGGTTGCCAGTATTCCCGGTGCTGCTGCCATTCGCTGCCGCCAACGTTTTGCCAGCTCTGATGCGTTGTGTGCGCTcgggttgctgttgctgctcctggtTGTCATATGTGCCCGTTGGCTTGATGTTGTAGTGGAAATAGCGTCCGGCAGAGACGTCCTTGTCGCTCTCCTGCCCGTAGCTGACATCGTTCCGTCCCGAATAGTGTTGTTCGTGCAATATCGGCGATGCAGAGCGTTCCACACGTGCTCGCGTCTCGTTCTCCTCGTGGGCCAGCGATTGCGCCTTCTCGGGAATGGTGTTTGACTCGGTCATTGTGCTCTCAATGCTGAGACGTGGCGACGAGTTGTGGCTGCTGGATTTGGGTGAGATCTGTGAGATATCATCGTGCTGGGCAACTGCAAGGAGAAGCAAAGAGAAGAAGCGGGTGAAAATCTGGTGGTGAAATTCTTTACACAATTGAAAAGCTTCAATTTCACTAATTATTGTGAAAAGAATCTGATGCAAATGCTGccgaaacaaaagcaaaaggtgGTTTCACTTTTCAGTTGTACCCCacctgccacatgccgcatgccacatgctttgtctttgtcattgtcacacacacattacacacacacccatcacacatacatacattctcAGTCTCAAGCCTTTCGATgccatataacatataatatgcacatttgcatttcttaaAAATCCAAACCCAGAGAGCGAGATCTCAGTTTCAGACTCAGCCTCGGTCTTTagtctctgtctcagtctcagtcttcCATCACATCTACTGTATTCAGTCTTCAGTCTCTGTCGCAGTCCCAGCTGGCAGGCATCATTTATTTTCGATGTCAAGTTTGTGTCTTGAgtcttttatattcttttcACTCTCGCACATCTCGCAATGTGTGtaatgtgtgtatttgtatttgggGCCTTGCATATACTCTTATTGTTTGTCTAAGCAGCGACATCTGAAATTACTGGTTTCAGCCTTTTCAAGCCAAGGCTGCGGCAACTCAGTATCTGTCACAAGCTTATACAgccttattacttattacatTTCGCCAGAGCCATCATTCCCCTCCCTCCTCACTGTGCTCGCACAATTGCATAGCAAACTCCCACTTTGGAGGCCGGTGGAGCTTAAAGACAAGAATTTCACAAATTGCTACGTCAAGCGTTGAAAAGATGCCAACTTATTCGCATTGCTGGCAAACAAACTTAACGATAGCATGCCGCAGTAAGGCTACTTATACGATACGCTTACACACTTTCGTATACAAGGGGGATGTGCATGTTTGCGTCAGTTAAtcaatgcaaatcaaatgaaagaaatattCCTAAAAGAGATATGGCCAATAAACGAGCCCTAACTGCAAATTAGATAATAAAGTGTATAagtaaatgataaaaaaaacagcgaaacatttttattaccagaaaatacaaaagaaatgaaggaaagcatttaaaatcttaaaatttcttaatgaatttgaattgaagaGTAAATTACAGCagatacatataatataataatgggTGAATCAAATATTCTATAAGAGctaataattacataaatataaaaaaaaaatgtattagacaaaatttgtaattaaaaaaatcgcgtaaattaaaaaaaaaaacaattttaatcaatCCAAATTTCTAAGAGGGTtgaatatgtaaaaataaaatgaaacttatAAACTTTCTTAAAAGTCTTTGTATATATGCGAAATAAATTGACCAGCTCTAATgtcaattcaaatatttatactacCTCTTCAATGGCAGTCACTTTAACCAACTTTACTTcaagcaaataattaaaataaactcatTGCAATTATGATTACTTTCAGTTCAAACTAAGACCACACATAGGGCTTTTGTCTGTTGCTTTACGCTTAGGAATTTCAATCACAATTTAGTGAAAATGTGATACACAAACCCAAGATGTATAGAGAGGTATTAAAATAAGTGCAGTTCGCTTTCTACATATTCACGCTTCACACTAATTTCTAGCTACATATTTGAAGTGCTTTCTTTTGAAAAGCTTGAGAACGCTTAATGAAATTGACACCTGCTGATCTTCTGCATCAACTTTGACCCACTCGAGCTCAATATCAGTCTCAGACTCAGTTCAAGTGTGAGTTTTGTGTGCATGCATTCAATACAGTGATTTATCAATTTTCCACTGCTAAGAGGTTTTTGTCTGTTTctgataaatttatttgactaCAAACTTGCTTCGTTACTTTCTTTCTGTGTGCCTCTCTCGACGCTTGTGATTTATAACAGAGATCGTTGACTTGCCGCCGGCAACTTGCCACAACGCCAACACCAGCTTCAGATTTAGCTGGGACTCTTCGCAGGTGCCACAAGCATGTGTCAGGCTGCCAGACAATGCAAATGTTTAGCTGACATATTAGCGAGATGCTTGAGCTATTTGAGGGCTTTGAGGCCTGAGGTCTGGTGGCACGTTGAGAAGTGGGCGCTGGTAAACACAACCAgtttaatatgattttagGTTTATGATGCCGCTCATAATTCACACGACACGACAACAAACACGTTTAGTTATTGAGCTTAACCCAATTGTGATgcggttttttctttttctgattaaaatttggcacacacacacacactttactTTCACCTTCGCGCGATAAATGCGACAAGTgatggtaaaaaaaaataaagcaaaaatgtgGAGCAAAGTGGTTGCTGATTGATAACTGAAATGCGGttgcttttgttataaattcatttcactttCTATCATAAATTCGTTCAAGTTTTTGATATAATTAGCGCTTCCTTCAACGaccaaagaaaaacaaacttgGCCCATAAATATTGCTATGATTGAGCACATCGCACATTTTcactttcgttttgttgttcgCAATTTCCACTTGTTTTCCAGCAAATTTTGCTGTGTTCGCTTTATTATTGATaccaaaattgaatttgttgcagGCTCTGTGTGGCAAGGTAAAAGTGTCTGCTAGCGGCAAGTCTTCAATTACCAGCAGAGACAACTATGTATAATGCCAAAAGTGGAGTGGCAAGTGTAACACAATTtcgaaaagaaagaaaaaaattgaatcttgtggcatgcaacactTTCACGGACAACGAAagtaaaactttaattttgctGTCTCTTTAACATCAGACAACTCCCCAAACGTTTGACCA
This is a stretch of genomic DNA from Drosophila albomicans strain 15112-1751.03 chromosome 3, ASM965048v2, whole genome shotgun sequence. It encodes these proteins:
- the LOC117570768 gene encoding mucin-5AC isoform X1, giving the protein MWQRKPQKLTHKNKQSSRSSSNDNDENNKNNNSKMPSYQRHIWHFSAATVLSISLLLLLHVHTAVAQHDDISQISPKSSSHNSSPRLSIESTMTESNTIPEKAQSLAHEENETRARVERSASPILHEQHYSGRNDVSYGQESDKDVSAGRYFHYNIKPTGTYDNQEQQQQPERTQRIRAGKTLAAANGSSTGNTGNLETSSTEQPFLVQGDLRPPTSGSPINPSLNLSPSSTATSTAVAAASATQAPHSARQNGNPDIQDIITGIVKLLNGNVNVHANTQGVVRRPSASRINNRGPPRIADVQPLPVDYEAQKPGTSMRPPPFPFDRPERPFITGVPIPEQIVPVRPGFVSNRPPWYRNKPRPPITTSVNGSRRPLPQYQPQPAPQLPPQRAPEQTSVQSEDVKQPEQQAPETAGDALDAVQPTDTTYDSEFSNEDANAQYIEVSDQDTEGGGEVEDELQPPPEPAPTAPPKKKNKHEKKKPQAESHVGYTTIVETSSEVNTVMNMPSSYVAMPMESISHELDPSTEEVIFMTANRTPGLEATPSTTTASTTSSILTLPLSELPDVAAIAPTSNLPMITSTTSTSSTTTTTTTSSTTSTTTSSTTSTTSTEKAPTTPNPSAPPASYHPRPGIVLDDPEFKPGGRPRPAQRPPPPQQPIQPTRQHLPPGYGEIFDVTLSAIQGPGPKGSGSQQTINIKPYGSYGAGAGGAAQADIIVSASGDEGFVSIDGKRTYINLFGDPTDPPAGATTPATRLPQLPGQAAAGNGIGSGGSSGTSGGTAPNHGVTQSSSGYVVPETEVVELQPQSGGNQAQSKPATAATTNAGPTRPHYRQRPTQPPVRIDTCIVGDDSTCDQAQHERCKTDNGVSSCHCRPGYSRRKHREPCRRVISFHLGMRVDRIYEHRIVWDNKLMDRNSEPYGQLSYESVRALDSAMSMTPYSDEFMEAKVNNIYRGDPNLGGSGVYVNLTLKLDESVETLRPNLRSDVQKHLLGVLHRRNNNIGNSVLYVSSPEGAVSALHDLDECQSPELNDCHASATCSNSWGTFHCACEAGLRDPWADQPQRAGRECQSCPDAYCNNRGTCSYNDEGTQTCACDSSHYGAQCEIDGEVLGVAIGASVAAVIIIVLTLVCLIMWSRRWQREQKNAMGSPVFGYMNTAPLKSAGLPQAGYQVTLEDRMRWAQIADVMAQTNHYGAEPIGPTRPSSAMFAYPNLGAIGMGTIGGMSLQSTMQMHPSASLAPPVPLPRRLGLGPRANGMRTLENSSSSEEEDRADLLGRNFQVPRPKSRSNGSIANQSGIYYDVDYEPSGNGIGNTSVDHLYGSQNQSVTHSSGNNHIPGPQGIPMSTYTSGRAPSSYYMK
- the LOC117570768 gene encoding proteoglycan 4 isoform X3; this translates as MWQRKPQKLTHKNKQSSRSSSNDNDENNKNNNSKMPSYQRHIWHFSAATVLSISLLLLLHVHTAVAQHDDISQISPKSSSHNSSPRLSIESTMTESNTIPEKAQSLAHEENETRARVERSASPILHEQHYSGRNDVSYGQESDKDVSAGRYFHYNIKPTGTYDNQEQQQQPERTQRIRAGKTLAAANGSSTGNTGNLETSSTEQPFLVQGDLRPPTSGSPINPSLNLSPSSTATSTAVAAASATQAPHSARQNGNPDIQDIITGIVKLLNGNVNVHANTQGVVRRPSASRINNRGPPRIADVQPLPVDYEAQKPGTSMRPPPFPFDRPERPFITGVPIPEQIVPVRPGFVSNRPPWYRNKPRPPITTSVNGSRRPLPQYQPQPAPQLPPQRAPEQTSVQSEDVKQPEQQAPETAGDALDAVQPTDTTYDSEFSNEDANAQYIEVSDQDTEGGGEVEDELQPPPEPAPTAPPKKKNKHEKKKPQAESHVGYTTIVETSSEVNTVMNMPSSYVAMPMESISHELDPSTEEVIFMTANRTPGLEATPSTTTASTTSSILTLPLSELPDVAAIAPTSNLPMITSTTSTSSTTTTTTTSSTTSTTTSSTTSTTSTEKAPTTPNPSAPPASYHPRPGIVLDDPEFKPGGRPRPAQRPPPPQQPIQPTRQHLPPGYGEIFDVTLSAIQGPGPKGSGSQQTINIKPYGSYGAGAGGAAQADIIVSASDPPAGATTPATRLPQLPGQAAAGNGIGSGGSSGTSGGTAPNHGVTQSSSGYVVPETEVVELQPQSGGNQAQSKPATAATTNAGPTRPHYRQRPTQPPVRIDTCIVGDDSTCDQAQHERCKTDNGVSSCHCRPGYSRRKHREPCRRVISFHLGMRVDRIYEHRIVWDNKLMDRNSEPYGQLSYESVRALDSAMSMTPYSDEFMEAKVNNIYRGDPNLGGSGVYVNLTLKLDESVETLRPNLRSDVQKHLLGVLHRRNNNIGNSVLYVSSPEGAVSALHDLDECQSPELNDCHASATCSNSWGTFHCACEAGLRDPWADQPQRAGRECQSCPDAYCNNRGTCSYNDEGTQTCACDSSHYGAQCEIDGEVLGVAIGASVAAVIIIVLTLVCLIMWSRRWQREQKNAMGSPVFGYMNTAPLKSAGLPQAGYQVTLEDRMRWAQIADVMAQTNHYGAEPIGPTRPSSAMFAYPNLGAIGMGTIGGMSLQSTMQMHPSASLAPPVPLPRRLGLGPRANGMRTLENSSSSEEEDRADLLGRNFQVPRPKSRSNGSIANQSGIYYDVDYEPSGNGIGNTSVDHLYGSQNQSVTHSSGNNHIPGPQGIPMSTYTSGRAPSSYYMK
- the LOC117570768 gene encoding mucin-5AC isoform X2, encoding MWQRKPQKLTHKNKQSSRSSSNDNDENNKNNNSKMPSYQRHIWHFSAATVLSISLLLLLHVHTAVAQHDDISQISPKSSSHNSSPRLSIESTMTESNTIPEKAQSLAHEENETRARVERSASPILHEQHYSGRNDVSYGQESDKDVSAGRYFHYNIKPTGTYDNQEQQQQPERTQRIRAGKTLAAANGSSTGNTGNLETSSTEQPFLVQGDLRPPTSGSPINPSLNLSPSSTATSTAVAAASATQAPHSARQNGNPDIQDIITGIVKLLNGNVNVHANTQGVVRRPSASRINNRGPPRIADVQPLPVDYEAQKPGTSMRPPPFPFDRPERPFITGVPIPEQIVPVRPGFVSNRPPWYRNKPRPPITTSVNGSRRPLPQYQPQPAPQLPPQRAPEQTSVQSEDVKQPEQQAPETAGDALDAVQPTDTTYDSEFSNEDANAQYIEVSDQDTEGGGEVEDELQPPPEPAPTAPPKKKNKHEKKKPQAESHVGYTTIVETSSEVNTVMNMPSSYVAMPMESISHELDPSTEEVIFMTANRTPGLEATPSTTTASTTSSILTLPLSELPDVAAIAPTSNLPMITSTTSTSSTTTTTTTSSTTSTTTSSTTSTTSTEKAPTTPNPSAPPASYHPRPGIVLDDPEFKPGGRPRPAQRPPPPQQPIQPTRQHLPPGYGEIFDVTLSAIQGPGPKGSGSQQTINIKPYGSYGAGAGGAAQADIIVSASGDEGFVSIDGKRTYINLFGDPTDPPAGATTPATRLPQLPGQAAAGNGIGSGGSSGTSGGTAPNHGVTQSSSGYVVPETEVVELQPQSGGNQAQSKPATAATTNAGPTRPHYRQRPTQPPVRIDTCIVGDDSTCDQAQHERCKTDNGVSSCHCRPGYSRRKHREPCRRVISFHLGMRVDRIYEHRIVWDNKLMDRNSEPYGQLSYESVRALDSAMSMTPYSDEFMEAKVNNIYRGDPNLGGSGVYVNLTLKLDESVETLRPNLRSDVQKHLLGVLHRRNNNIGNSVLYVSSPEGAVSALHDLDECQSPELNDCHASATCSNSWGTFHCACEAGLRDPWADQPQRAGRECQSCPDAYCNNRGTCSYNDEGTQTCACDSSHYGAQCEIDGEVLGVAIGASVAAVIIIVLTLVCLIMWSRRWQREQKNAMGSPVFGYMNTAPLKSAGLPQAGYQVTLEDRMRWAQIADVMAQTNHYGAEPIGPTRPSSAMFAYPNLGAIGMGTIGGMSLQSTMQMHPSASLAPPVPLPRLGLGPRANGMRTLENSSSSEEEDRADLLGRNFQVPRPKSRSNGSIANQSGIYYDVDYEPSGNGIGNTSVDHLYGSQNQSVTHSSGNNHIPGPQGIPMSTYTSGRAPSSYYMK